From Alienimonas californiensis, a single genomic window includes:
- a CDS encoding polyprenyl synthetase family protein, whose protein sequence is MPASPVPAELFPGHAAMRDEVEAALAAAVPETDPPHADLPWLRDFAPFPIPGRLRAAMRHSLLAGGKRLRPALTLAAFDACRAAGDSFDRDPNGPFVVEPVWRENAMRAAVAVELVHTYSLIHDDLPCMDDDSLRRGRPTCHVAFDEATALLAGDALLTLAFQILSRLHPHISVGACIDELASAAGAAGMVGGQVEDLAAEGDPHSVGSGKQLEVIHRAKTGALIAAASALGGHVAGAPTAVVNALRSYGANLGLAFQIADDLLDLSASSAALGKTAGKDVAAGKLTYPALYGEKGSRRRAEDLIAQAIDGLEPLGAAADPLRALARYAVDRDR, encoded by the coding sequence ATGCCCGCATCGCCGGTCCCCGCCGAGCTGTTCCCCGGGCACGCCGCGATGCGGGACGAAGTCGAGGCGGCGTTGGCCGCGGCGGTACCGGAGACGGACCCGCCCCACGCCGATCTCCCTTGGCTCCGCGACTTCGCCCCCTTCCCGATCCCCGGCCGGTTGCGGGCGGCGATGCGGCACAGCCTGCTGGCCGGCGGCAAGCGTCTGCGGCCCGCTCTGACCCTCGCCGCGTTCGACGCCTGCCGGGCGGCGGGGGACTCCTTCGATCGAGACCCGAACGGTCCATTTGTCGTCGAACCCGTTTGGCGGGAGAACGCGATGCGGGCGGCCGTCGCGGTGGAATTGGTTCATACCTACTCGCTGATCCACGACGACCTGCCGTGCATGGACGACGACTCGCTACGGCGGGGCCGGCCGACTTGCCACGTTGCCTTTGACGAGGCGACCGCCCTACTGGCCGGGGACGCCCTGCTGACCCTGGCCTTCCAGATCCTCAGCCGGCTCCACCCGCATATCAGCGTCGGGGCGTGCATCGACGAGTTGGCCTCCGCGGCAGGAGCCGCGGGGATGGTCGGCGGACAGGTGGAGGACCTCGCCGCTGAGGGCGACCCACACTCGGTCGGCAGCGGAAAGCAGTTGGAGGTCATCCACCGCGCCAAAACCGGCGCCCTGATCGCCGCCGCCTCTGCACTCGGCGGGCACGTTGCGGGAGCCCCGACCGCGGTCGTCAACGCCCTGCGCAGCTACGGGGCGAACCTCGGCCTCGCCTTCCAGATCGCCGACGACCTGCTGGATCTCTCCGCCAGCTCCGCGGCGCTGGGCAAAACGGCGGGGAAAGACGTGGCGGCGGGGAAGCTCACCTACCCTGCCCTGTACGGCGAGAAGGGCAGCCGCCGGCGGGCGGAGGACCTGATCGCGCAGGCGATCGACGGCCTCGAACCGCTCGGCGCCGCCGCCGATCCGCTGCGGGCGCTGGCTCGGTATGCGGTCGACCGGGACCGCTAG
- a CDS encoding NADPH:quinone reductase yields MRAAVFTAPGPPEVLLVRDLRDPGDPGEGEVRVKVGAVSVNPIDTYVRGGVVSPGPAPSEENPRIIGCDWAGTVEAVGSAVSRFAVGNRVWGVSRGIARDGAAAEVLNESEDLCFPTPEDRTDVQAAALGLAAVTAHLGLFRTGGLEERETGERFVFVQAGSGGVGSAAVALAAAAGYRVVTTAGSDAKRSACRERGAEVTFDYGDPDLADRLEAVLSHERMEEPRGFSVWLEGHRDPDLHAAIPLMRQGGAIVLFAGRSSEPCFPLGALYTRDISLRGFAMFNATAEELQTAAAGVARIEPLIARSYPLSEIARAHADQEAGDTGDRGGKLVIEL; encoded by the coding sequence ATGCGTGCCGCCGTCTTCACCGCCCCGGGACCGCCGGAGGTTCTCTTAGTCCGCGACCTGCGCGACCCCGGCGACCCGGGGGAGGGCGAAGTGCGGGTGAAGGTCGGGGCCGTCAGCGTGAACCCGATCGACACCTACGTCCGCGGCGGCGTCGTCTCCCCCGGCCCGGCACCCAGCGAGGAGAACCCCCGCATCATCGGCTGCGACTGGGCCGGCACGGTCGAGGCAGTCGGCTCCGCCGTGTCGCGGTTCGCCGTCGGTAATCGGGTCTGGGGCGTGAGCCGCGGCATCGCCCGCGACGGCGCCGCCGCGGAGGTTCTGAACGAAAGCGAAGACCTCTGCTTCCCCACGCCGGAAGATCGCACTGACGTACAGGCGGCGGCGCTGGGGCTCGCCGCGGTGACGGCCCACCTTGGACTGTTCCGCACCGGCGGGCTGGAGGAGCGGGAGACCGGCGAACGCTTTGTATTCGTCCAGGCCGGCAGCGGGGGCGTCGGCTCGGCGGCCGTGGCGCTGGCTGCCGCGGCGGGATATCGCGTCGTCACCACCGCCGGGTCTGATGCGAAGCGGAGCGCCTGCCGAGAACGCGGGGCCGAAGTTACGTTTGACTACGGCGACCCCGACCTCGCAGACCGGCTGGAGGCCGTTCTCAGTCACGAGAGGATGGAAGAACCGCGCGGCTTCTCCGTCTGGCTCGAAGGCCACCGCGACCCCGACCTCCACGCCGCAATCCCGCTGATGCGGCAGGGCGGCGCGATCGTGCTGTTCGCCGGGCGCTCCTCCGAACCGTGCTTTCCCCTCGGGGCGCTCTACACCCGCGACATCAGCCTGCGGGGCTTCGCGATGTTCAACGCGACCGCGGAGGAACTGCAAACCGCCGCCGCCGGGGTCGCCAGGATCGAACCGCTGATCGCCCGCTCCTATCCGCTGTCGGAGATCGCCCGCGCCCACGCCGATCAAGAGGCCGGCGACACCGGCGACCGCGGCGGGAAGCTGGTGATCGAACTGTAG
- a CDS encoding Glu/Leu/Phe/Val family dehydrogenase — translation MTAYAATVRYFNEAADLMGLSQNMRTLLLTPQREVKCQIAVQKDDGQIATYIGYRMQHDSARGPMKGGLRFDPAVDADEVLALATLMTWKTAVVNIPYGGAKGGIAVDVKSLSQAELERVTRGFVDAIHDVIGPDKDIPAPDMGTNAQVMAWIMSQYQKYHGFNPACVTGKPVELHGADGREEATGRGVATVSLALLKKERRPPEQTTAAIQGFGNVGTYTAEFLHEAGVKIRGVSDAYGAVWNEEGLDIPALLAHSRETGGVKDFNGGDSLEGGAVLTSDVDLLIPAAIGGVLTAENAGDVRARYIVEAANNPTRPEADEIFHRNGVQVVPDILANAGGVTVSYFEWVQNRQHFKWDKSRVRSELDKIMNASFEAVWERATAKKVPLRTAAYLVGIGRVGRATVLAGI, via the coding sequence GTGACCGCTTACGCCGCGACCGTCCGCTACTTCAACGAAGCCGCGGACCTGATGGGGCTGTCGCAGAATATGCGCACCCTGCTGCTCACCCCGCAGCGGGAGGTGAAGTGTCAGATCGCCGTTCAGAAGGACGACGGGCAGATCGCCACCTACATCGGGTACCGCATGCAGCACGACAGCGCCCGCGGGCCGATGAAGGGCGGGCTGCGGTTCGACCCGGCCGTCGACGCCGACGAAGTGCTCGCGCTGGCCACGTTGATGACGTGGAAAACCGCCGTGGTGAACATCCCCTACGGCGGGGCGAAGGGCGGCATCGCCGTGGACGTCAAGTCGCTGTCCCAGGCGGAGTTGGAACGCGTCACCCGCGGATTTGTGGACGCCATTCACGACGTGATCGGCCCGGACAAGGACATCCCGGCGCCGGACATGGGCACCAACGCCCAGGTGATGGCCTGGATTATGAGCCAGTATCAGAAGTACCATGGCTTCAACCCCGCCTGCGTGACCGGCAAGCCGGTCGAACTGCACGGCGCTGACGGTCGCGAGGAAGCGACCGGCCGCGGCGTGGCGACCGTCTCGCTGGCCTTACTGAAGAAGGAGAGGCGGCCGCCGGAACAAACGACCGCCGCCATCCAGGGGTTCGGCAACGTCGGCACCTATACCGCGGAGTTTCTGCACGAGGCCGGCGTGAAGATCCGGGGCGTCTCCGACGCCTACGGCGCCGTCTGGAACGAGGAGGGCCTCGATATCCCTGCGCTGCTGGCCCACAGCCGCGAGACCGGCGGGGTGAAGGACTTCAACGGCGGGGACAGCCTCGAGGGCGGCGCCGTGTTGACCAGCGACGTCGACCTCTTAATCCCCGCGGCGATCGGCGGCGTGCTCACTGCAGAGAACGCCGGCGACGTGCGGGCCCGATACATCGTCGAAGCCGCCAACAATCCCACCCGGCCGGAGGCGGACGAAATCTTCCACCGCAACGGCGTGCAGGTCGTGCCGGACATCCTCGCCAACGCCGGCGGCGTAACGGTGAGTTATTTCGAGTGGGTGCAGAACCGCCAGCACTTCAAATGGGACAAGTCCCGCGTGCGCAGCGAACTGGACAAAATCATGAACGCCAGTTTCGAGGCCGTCTGGGAGCGGGCGACCGCCAAGAAGGTGCCGCTGCGGACCGCCGCCTACCTCGTCGGCATCGGCCGGGTCGGTCGGGCGACGGTGCTGGCCGGGATCTGA
- the dxs gene encoding 1-deoxy-D-xylulose-5-phosphate synthase, protein MPYDILPRITDPRDLDGLTDAQLEQLAGEIRERLCSIVSDRAAHFASNLGVVELAIALHKTFDFKKDRLIWDTGHQIYPHKLLTGRFPQFDTLRERGGLMGYPNPEESDYDLFVTGHAGASVSTSLGLKAGDDLVHPGEDRKSVAVIGDGALPSGVVFEAFNNAAGLQKDLLVILNDNEMGICPRVGGLASYLDAARTAPYYDGLKKDVAWLLNKIPVVGEQSTKLLSQGKDALKHFLHGGMLFEELGFRYIGPVDGHDLKSLTATLERVKHVRGPVLLHVLTEKGHGFRPAAADPVTFHTPAPFKRDDSGQEVAEIRTSSTKAYTDYAAAAIHAALTRDDRVAVMTAAMCQGNKLETVRADFPTRFFDTGICEGHAVAFAGGMAKAGARPIVDIYSTFLQRSFDHIFQEVALQNLPVTFMMDRAGLCGPDGATHHGVFDNSYMRVFPNMTVMAPGDAGEIAAMLDFSLQHNGPCSLRYPKTAAVTVDRNAPPIVHGKAEVYEHGADGLLIGCGIMFPVAVAAAEKLREEGLDVAVVNPRFVKPIDMDTLGPLMDEAPWVIAAEENVVTGGFGSALLEAANARGVRTDHVRLLALPDEFIEHGPREEILADFNLDAEGLRATALSLAERNVTAA, encoded by the coding sequence GTGCCGTACGACATTCTGCCCCGTATCACCGACCCGCGGGACCTGGACGGGCTGACCGACGCCCAACTGGAGCAGCTCGCCGGGGAGATTCGGGAGCGGTTGTGCAGCATCGTCTCCGACCGGGCCGCCCACTTCGCCAGCAATCTGGGCGTGGTCGAACTGGCGATCGCCCTGCACAAGACGTTCGACTTCAAGAAGGACCGGCTGATCTGGGACACCGGGCACCAGATCTACCCGCACAAGCTGCTCACCGGCCGGTTCCCGCAGTTCGACACCCTCCGCGAGCGCGGCGGCCTGATGGGCTACCCGAACCCGGAGGAGAGCGACTACGACTTGTTCGTCACCGGCCACGCCGGCGCCAGCGTGAGCACCAGCCTCGGCCTGAAGGCCGGCGACGACCTGGTGCACCCCGGCGAGGACCGTAAGAGCGTCGCCGTGATCGGCGACGGCGCCCTGCCCAGCGGGGTGGTGTTTGAGGCGTTCAACAACGCCGCGGGCCTGCAAAAGGATTTGCTGGTCATCCTCAACGACAACGAGATGGGCATCTGCCCCCGCGTCGGCGGATTGGCCAGCTATCTCGACGCCGCCCGCACGGCCCCGTATTACGACGGGCTGAAGAAGGACGTCGCCTGGCTGCTCAACAAGATTCCCGTCGTCGGCGAGCAGTCGACCAAGTTGCTGTCGCAGGGCAAAGACGCCCTCAAGCACTTCCTGCACGGCGGGATGTTGTTTGAGGAACTGGGCTTCCGCTACATCGGCCCGGTCGACGGGCACGATTTGAAGTCCCTCACCGCGACGCTGGAGCGGGTGAAGCACGTCCGCGGGCCGGTGCTGTTGCACGTTCTCACCGAGAAAGGCCACGGCTTCCGTCCGGCCGCCGCGGACCCCGTCACCTTCCACACCCCCGCCCCGTTCAAACGGGACGACAGCGGGCAGGAGGTCGCGGAGATCCGCACCAGTTCCACGAAGGCCTATACGGACTACGCCGCCGCCGCGATTCACGCCGCTCTCACCCGGGACGACCGCGTCGCGGTGATGACGGCCGCGATGTGTCAGGGAAACAAGCTGGAGACCGTGCGGGCCGACTTTCCCACGCGGTTCTTCGACACCGGCATCTGCGAGGGCCACGCCGTCGCCTTCGCGGGCGGTATGGCGAAAGCCGGCGCCCGGCCGATCGTCGATATTTACTCGACGTTCCTGCAACGCAGCTTCGACCATATCTTCCAGGAGGTCGCCCTCCAGAACCTGCCGGTCACCTTTATGATGGACCGGGCCGGCCTGTGCGGGCCGGACGGGGCCACGCATCACGGCGTGTTCGACAACTCCTATATGCGGGTGTTCCCCAACATGACCGTGATGGCCCCCGGCGATGCGGGCGAGATCGCGGCGATGCTGGACTTCAGCCTGCAACACAACGGCCCGTGCAGCCTGCGGTATCCGAAAACGGCCGCCGTGACCGTGGACCGCAACGCCCCGCCGATCGTGCACGGCAAGGCGGAGGTGTACGAACACGGTGCCGACGGCCTGCTGATCGGCTGCGGCATCATGTTCCCCGTGGCCGTCGCCGCCGCGGAGAAGCTGCGGGAAGAAGGGCTGGACGTCGCCGTGGTGAACCCGCGGTTCGTCAAGCCGATCGACATGGACACGCTCGGCCCGCTGATGGACGAGGCCCCGTGGGTCATCGCCGCGGAGGAGAACGTCGTGACCGGCGGCTTCGGCAGCGCCCTGCTGGAAGCCGCGAACGCCCGCGGCGTGCGGACTGATCACGTCCGCCTCCTCGCCCTGCCGGACGAGTTCATCGAGCACGGCCCGCGGGAGGAGATCCTCGCGGACTTCAACCTCGACGCCGAGGGCCTGCGGGCGACGGCCCTGAGCCTCGCCGAGCGCAACGTCACCGCGGCGTAG
- a CDS encoding Crp/Fnr family transcriptional regulator — translation MDQSDQDAPAVTPADLEVCPAFTKLTNSQRREFLDLASRHRFKAGETILEEGRETRCLWFILSGACEVVKTVPDGGDRVLATLEAGALFGEMSFFNPGPHSADVRAISDCTVLRMTAGNWAVLEQIGLRPAFHIARHTAAVMSDRLRRMDDWITKVLDETPDPAARAKRNDEWNDFRRKLFNG, via the coding sequence ATGGATCAATCCGATCAGGACGCCCCCGCCGTCACCCCGGCGGATTTGGAAGTCTGCCCGGCGTTCACCAAGCTGACGAATTCGCAGCGGCGGGAGTTTTTAGACCTCGCCAGCCGGCACCGCTTCAAAGCCGGTGAAACGATTCTTGAAGAGGGCCGCGAGACCCGCTGCCTGTGGTTCATCCTCTCCGGCGCCTGCGAGGTCGTCAAAACCGTCCCGGACGGCGGGGACCGCGTGTTGGCGACGCTGGAGGCCGGGGCGCTGTTCGGCGAAATGAGCTTTTTCAATCCGGGGCCGCACTCCGCGGACGTGCGGGCGATCAGCGACTGCACGGTGCTCCGCATGACCGCGGGAAATTGGGCGGTCCTGGAGCAGATTGGTCTGCGGCCCGCCTTTCATATCGCCCGGCACACCGCCGCGGTGATGAGCGACCGCTTGCGTCGGATGGACGACTGGATCACCAAGGTCCTGGATGAGACCCCGGACCCCGCTGCCCGGGCGAAACGCAACGACGAGTGGAACGATTTCCGCCGCAAGCTGTTTAACGGCTGA
- a CDS encoding 1-acyl-sn-glycerol-3-phosphate acyltransferase translates to MQKLIVEEPYEFIPPYRGTMWVKFFDPFLPTFLRRSYGIADVQVTGGEALQENVKRGAGVLLTPNHVRLSDPMTLGVMQTHLGLPTFSMASWHLFRQDGFGGRVNAWMMRNLGAFSVFREGNDRAALSCAMDILVSGERPLVLFPEGVVSQTNDRPGPLLEGTAVIARSAAKRRAKQAEKEGRADTDAGVVIHPIGLRYEFLDDPEAAAEPVVRRLEERFGKWPDPRMPMIDRVRALGEALLALREVQFAGGASSGDQTERAAALIEAILNPIERREGLSSDGSTITRVKALRAALLPSLVSTETPAEEKERMRRELYAAFFAQQVHFLYPAGYLTEDAPPERMLETLERIDEDLNDSAQILGRWRVRVNVGPAIPVEGARPRGGTDPLLGEVEAGIYRELGLPLPQTADVAPGVPAIAEN, encoded by the coding sequence ATGCAAAAACTGATCGTCGAAGAACCGTACGAATTCATTCCCCCGTATCGGGGAACGATGTGGGTCAAATTCTTCGACCCCTTCCTCCCCACGTTTCTGCGGCGCTCCTACGGCATCGCCGACGTGCAGGTGACCGGAGGGGAGGCGTTGCAGGAGAACGTGAAGCGGGGCGCCGGGGTGCTGCTCACGCCCAATCACGTGCGGCTGTCCGACCCGATGACGCTGGGCGTGATGCAGACCCACCTCGGCCTGCCGACCTTCAGCATGGCGAGTTGGCACCTCTTTAGGCAGGACGGCTTCGGCGGTCGGGTGAACGCCTGGATGATGCGGAACCTCGGGGCGTTCAGCGTGTTCCGCGAGGGTAACGACCGGGCGGCCCTGAGCTGCGCGATGGATATTCTCGTCAGCGGCGAGCGTCCGCTGGTGCTGTTCCCGGAGGGCGTCGTCAGCCAGACCAACGACCGGCCCGGCCCGTTGCTGGAAGGCACCGCGGTCATCGCCCGCTCCGCGGCGAAACGCCGCGCCAAACAGGCGGAAAAGGAAGGCCGGGCCGACACGGACGCCGGCGTCGTCATTCATCCGATCGGCCTGAGGTATGAGTTCCTCGACGACCCCGAAGCCGCCGCCGAACCGGTGGTGCGGCGGTTGGAGGAGCGTTTCGGCAAATGGCCCGACCCCCGCATGCCGATGATCGACCGGGTGCGGGCGTTGGGCGAGGCGCTGCTGGCGCTCCGCGAGGTGCAATTCGCCGGCGGGGCCTCCTCCGGCGATCAGACCGAGCGAGCCGCCGCCCTGATCGAAGCGATCCTGAACCCGATCGAACGGCGGGAGGGACTTTCCTCCGACGGCAGCACGATCACCCGGGTCAAAGCCCTGCGGGCCGCGTTGCTGCCGAGCCTCGTCTCCACCGAAACCCCGGCGGAGGAAAAGGAGCGCATGCGGCGGGAACTCTACGCCGCTTTCTTCGCCCAGCAGGTGCACTTCCTCTATCCCGCGGGCTATCTCACCGAGGACGCCCCGCCGGAGCGGATGCTCGAAACGCTGGAGCGAATTGACGAGGACCTGAACGACAGCGCCCAGATCCTCGGCCGCTGGCGGGTGCGGGTGAACGTGGGGCCGGCGATCCCCGTCGAGGGCGCCCGCCCCCGCGGCGGCACGGACCCGCTGTTGGGCGAAGTGGAGGCGGGCATCTATCGCGAACTCGGCCTGCCGCTGCCGCAAACGGCGGACGTCGCCCCCGGCGTGCCGGCGATCGCGGAGAATTAG
- a CDS encoding glutamate-5-semialdehyde dehydrogenase, producing MSDHAALAADLSRKAKQASRELALASTALKNDWLRGCAAAVRANAEQLAAENERDLAAAPDFGLTEAQVDRLRLTPARLESVAAGLEEVANLPDPVGEVIDGSRRPNGIELTRVRVPLGVVFFIYESRPNVTADAAALCVKSGNAVILRGGKEAFHSNTALHKLLADQLEERGLPRAAVQLVPTTDRAAVGEFLKRRGEIDVAIPRGGKGLIERVTREAAMPVIKHFDGICHLYADASADLDMAVALTVNGKVQRPGVCNALETLLVHEDVAETFLPKVGAALTEQGVELRGCERTRAILPDAEPATAEDWDTEYLALILSVKVVKDLHAAVEHVSAHGSGHTEVIVTKDLAAARRWEAAVDAAAVMVNCSSRFHDGSEFGLGAEIGISTDKLHARGPCGLKELTSYKYIVRGEGQVRG from the coding sequence ATGTCTGACCACGCCGCCCTCGCCGCCGACCTCTCCCGCAAGGCGAAGCAGGCCAGCCGCGAACTGGCCCTCGCCTCGACCGCCCTCAAGAACGATTGGCTCCGCGGCTGCGCCGCGGCGGTGCGGGCGAACGCGGAACAGCTCGCCGCGGAAAATGAACGCGACCTCGCCGCCGCCCCGGATTTCGGGCTGACCGAGGCCCAGGTCGATCGGCTGCGGCTCACGCCGGCCCGGTTGGAGTCCGTCGCGGCGGGGCTGGAAGAAGTCGCCAATCTGCCCGACCCCGTCGGCGAGGTGATCGACGGCTCCCGTCGCCCCAACGGCATTGAACTGACCCGCGTGCGGGTCCCGCTGGGCGTCGTGTTCTTTATCTACGAGAGCCGCCCCAACGTCACCGCCGACGCCGCCGCCCTCTGCGTGAAAAGCGGCAACGCCGTCATCCTGCGGGGCGGCAAGGAGGCGTTCCACAGCAACACGGCGCTGCACAAACTGCTGGCCGATCAATTGGAGGAACGCGGCCTGCCACGGGCCGCGGTGCAATTGGTGCCCACCACCGACCGGGCCGCCGTTGGCGAATTCCTGAAGCGTCGGGGCGAGATCGACGTCGCCATCCCCCGCGGCGGCAAGGGCCTGATCGAACGCGTGACCCGTGAGGCGGCGATGCCGGTCATCAAGCACTTCGACGGCATCTGTCATCTGTACGCCGACGCCTCCGCGGACCTCGACATGGCCGTGGCCCTGACGGTCAACGGCAAGGTGCAGCGGCCGGGCGTGTGCAACGCCCTCGAAACGCTGCTCGTTCACGAGGACGTCGCCGAGACCTTCCTCCCCAAAGTCGGCGCCGCGCTGACGGAGCAGGGGGTCGAACTCCGCGGGTGCGAACGCACGCGGGCGATCCTGCCGGACGCCGAGCCGGCCACGGCCGAGGACTGGGACACGGAATATCTGGCGCTGATCCTCAGCGTGAAAGTGGTGAAGGACCTGCACGCCGCCGTCGAGCACGTCTCCGCCCACGGCAGCGGGCACACGGAGGTGATCGTCACCAAGGACCTCGCCGCCGCCCGGCGCTGGGAGGCCGCCGTGGACGCCGCCGCGGTGATGGTGAACTGCTCCAGCCGGTTCCACGACGGCAGCGAGTTCGGGCTGGGCGCCGAGATCGGCATCTCGACCGACAAGCTGCACGCCCGTGGCCCCTGCGGCCTGAAGGAACTGACCAGCTACAAGTACATCGTCCGCGGCGAGGGCCAGGTGCGGGGCTGA
- the aspS gene encoding aspartate--tRNA ligase, translating into MPGPPSSLSTSLRTHTCGELREGHVGETVSLCGWVANYRDHGGVVFIDLRDRFGLTQLVFDPDAGEKLSGDGLNAATHELARGLRGEDVVRVTGAVHARGEGLRNPKLATGGIEVRASALTVLNKSATPPFEPGAEQLPGEELRLKHRYLDLRRPKLQRTMELRHRLSKITRDYFDGLGFLEVETPILGRSTPEGARDYLVPSRVHPGEFYALPQSPQLYKQILMVGGTDRYFQIARCFRDEDLRSDRQPEFSQVDVEMSFVEREDVLTTIDGLIAAYAKELRGKEISLPLPRLTHAEALDRFGSDKPDTRFGLELKDISDVAAECEFGVFNKTVAGGGKVRGLCAPDAAAKYSRKDLDGLTAFVGEWGAKGLAWFRVVEEEGAMKLQAPTAKFFTAEQQSAIIERLSAKPGDLALFVADKPSVVNAALANLRNRLGRELALYDPSELAALWVLEFPLVGRNEEENRWEAEHHPFCAVHPEDVEKLKSDPAAVRAESYDLVCNGYEAASGSVRIHDPAVQQTVFDLIGMDSEEAGRRFGFLLDALKYGAPPHAGIALGLDRWVMILAQLENIRDVIAFPKTQKAADLMTGAPGDVDGKQLEELHIRTVAPPK; encoded by the coding sequence ATGCCCGGCCCCCCGTCGTCCCTGTCGACCTCCCTGCGCACCCACACCTGCGGTGAACTGCGGGAGGGGCACGTCGGCGAGACCGTCTCCCTCTGCGGCTGGGTGGCGAATTACCGCGACCACGGCGGGGTGGTGTTCATCGACCTGCGGGACCGGTTCGGGCTGACGCAGCTCGTGTTCGATCCGGACGCCGGGGAGAAGCTGTCCGGCGACGGTCTGAACGCCGCCACCCACGAGCTCGCCCGCGGCCTGCGGGGCGAGGACGTGGTCCGCGTGACCGGCGCCGTGCACGCCCGCGGCGAGGGCCTGCGGAACCCCAAGCTCGCCACCGGCGGGATTGAGGTGCGGGCCTCGGCCCTGACGGTTCTCAACAAGTCCGCCACTCCGCCCTTCGAGCCCGGCGCCGAGCAACTGCCCGGCGAGGAACTGCGGCTCAAGCACCGCTACCTCGACCTGCGACGCCCGAAGTTGCAGCGGACGATGGAACTGCGGCACCGTCTGTCCAAGATCACCCGGGATTACTTCGACGGGCTGGGCTTTCTGGAAGTCGAAACCCCGATTCTCGGCCGTAGCACGCCGGAGGGCGCCCGCGACTACCTCGTTCCCAGCCGCGTGCACCCCGGGGAGTTCTACGCCCTCCCGCAGAGCCCGCAGCTTTACAAGCAGATCCTGATGGTCGGCGGGACCGACCGCTACTTCCAGATCGCCCGCTGCTTCCGCGACGAAGACCTCCGCAGCGACCGCCAGCCGGAGTTTTCGCAGGTCGACGTCGAGATGAGCTTCGTCGAGCGAGAGGACGTGCTGACGACGATCGACGGCCTCATCGCGGCCTACGCAAAAGAGCTGCGTGGCAAAGAGATCTCGCTTCCCCTGCCCCGCCTGACGCACGCCGAGGCGCTGGACCGCTTCGGCAGCGACAAGCCGGACACTCGCTTCGGGCTCGAATTGAAGGATATTTCCGACGTCGCCGCGGAGTGCGAGTTCGGCGTGTTCAACAAGACCGTCGCCGGCGGCGGCAAGGTGCGGGGCCTGTGCGCCCCGGACGCGGCCGCGAAGTACAGCCGCAAGGACCTCGACGGATTGACGGCGTTCGTCGGCGAGTGGGGGGCGAAGGGGCTGGCCTGGTTCCGCGTCGTCGAGGAGGAGGGCGCCATGAAGCTGCAGGCCCCGACGGCGAAGTTCTTCACCGCGGAGCAGCAGTCGGCGATCATCGAACGGCTCTCCGCCAAACCGGGCGACCTGGCGCTGTTCGTCGCCGACAAGCCCTCCGTGGTGAACGCCGCGTTGGCCAATCTGCGGAACCGGCTCGGCCGGGAGTTGGCGCTGTACGACCCGTCCGAACTGGCCGCCCTGTGGGTGCTGGAGTTCCCGCTGGTGGGCCGCAACGAGGAAGAGAACCGCTGGGAGGCGGAGCATCACCCCTTCTGCGCCGTCCATCCGGAGGACGTCGAGAAGCTGAAGTCCGACCCGGCCGCCGTGCGGGCGGAGAGCTACGACCTCGTCTGCAACGGCTACGAGGCCGCCAGCGGCAGCGTCCGGATCCACGACCCGGCCGTGCAGCAAACGGTCTTCGACCTGATCGGGATGGACAGCGAGGAGGCCGGCCGTCGGTTCGGCTTCCTGCTGGACGCCCTGAAATACGGCGCCCCCCCGCACGCCGGCATCGCGCTGGGGCTGGACCGCTGGGTGATGATCCTTGCCCAGTTGGAGAACATCCGCGACGTAATCGCCTTCCCGAAGACCCAGAAGGCCGCCGACCTGATGACCGGCGCCCCCGGCGACGTGGACGGCAAGCAGTTGGAAGAACTCCACATCCGCACCGTGGCGCCGCCGAAGTAG